The following proteins are co-located in the Solea solea chromosome 21, fSolSol10.1, whole genome shotgun sequence genome:
- the acbd4 gene encoding acyl-CoA-binding domain-containing protein 4: MPVPAMDEPVVDHQRRFQAAVDVIHNLPKRGSYRPSYELMLRFYSLYKQAVCGPCTAPRPAFWDPVGRYKWDAWSRLGDMSCEVAMAAYVDEMKRVAQEVIDTTPINEKTVSLFHQFEPLYLVIDDMPRPPQSLLTLREGLKGSEGTEMNNEEEEEPKEGSLLPENLDLDLDQDQDQDQDQDQDQDQDQDQELKLDEVKLAADSAVSECPVVTSDSESEIFCDSVDSVEQLSSVKIPLINGFQNGHASLESRHRLDARQVGAGQGGEGGGDGKGQGPANRRRDGGREESRHSWRERGVPQGGPRWGGPGGGGTGGGEGGAGRGGGDGSEGGAERIHDAQLQQQIMVALRRLREDMRSVMERLEVVERLAASHAQGSEWRKCLQCAAASSSQHQEDERWWPFDVSGQTVLLFLVWPFVAQGVVHLMRKAQKRSRLSL; encoded by the exons AAGAG gCTCGTATCGACCGTCGTATGAGCTGATGCTGCGTTTTTACAGCCTCTACAAACAGGCCGTGTGTGGACCATGTACAGCGCCACGACCCGCGTTCTGGGATCCAGTAGGTCGCTACAAATG ggacgCGTGGAGCCGCCTGGGAGACATGAGCTGCGAGGTTGCCATGGCAGCGTACGTGGACGAGATGAAGAGAGTAGCTCAGGAG GTCATCGACACCACGCCCATCAACGAGAAGACAGTGTCGCTCTTCCATCAGTTCGAGCCTCTGTACCTGGTCATTGACGACATGCCGCGACCTCCACAGTCACTGCTGACCCTCAGAGAag GTCTGAAAGGCAGTGAAGGCACTGAAATGaacaatgaggaggaggaagagcctAAAGAGGGTTCTCTTCTCCCAGAGAACCTGGACCTGGATCTggatcaggaccaggaccaggatcaggatcaggatcaggatcaggatcaggatcaggatcaggagtTGAAGCTCGATGAGGTGAAGCTCGCTGCAGACTCCGCTGTGTCCGAGTGTCCGGTGGTGACCAGCGACTCAGAGAGTGAGATCTTCTGCGACTCTGTGGATTCAGTGGAGCAGCTCAGCAGCGTCAAG ATTCCACTCATCAACGGTTTTCAGAACGGCCACGCGTCGCTGGAGTCGCGTCACCGTCTGGATGCTCGTCAGGTCGGAGCGGGTCAAGGTGGAGAAGGAGGCGGTGACGGCAAAGGTCAGGGCCCAGCCAACAGAAGACGAGATGGCGGCCGAGAAGAATCTCGCCACAGCTGGAGAGAAC GCGGTGTTCCTCAGGGCGGGCCCAGGTGGGGGGGCCCAGGTGGTGGCGGCACCGGCGGTGGGGAAGGCGGCGCCGGCCGAGGAGGCGGTGACGGCTCAGAAGGCGGAGCAGAGAGGATCCACGACGcccagctacagcagcagatcATGGTGGCTCTGCGGAGGCTCAGGGAAGACATGAGGAGCGTGATGGAGCGGCTGGAGGTGGTGGAGAGACTCGCCGCCTCACAT gcTCAGGGCTCAGAGTGGAGAAAGTGTCTGCAGTGtgcagcagcttcttcttcacaACACCAG gaGGACGAGAGGTGGTGGCCGTTTGACGTGTCGGGTCAGaccgtcctcctcttcctcgtgtGGCCGTTTGTCGCTCAGGGCGTCGTCCACCTGATGAGGAAAGCCCAGAAGAGAAGCCGTTTGTCTTTGTGA